The following proteins are encoded in a genomic region of Corynebacterium atypicum:
- a CDS encoding lyase family protein — MAKFGRNVVDLSRSEVAEVHEPFNSHRGASSTMPQKVNPISSELMIGFSVVAGALASSLPRIQESGHERAAGEWQGEWLIIPTIGNLVGGALDEAIVVAEGMRVNPERMRDNLNFDGGMIMAEAQMIQLAPAMGREKAHDLVYEACERAREKNTTLHAELPVIAHEHGVSELMPEQFVDPADYVGEAHQMVETAVARWHEMGA; from the coding sequence GTGGCCAAGTTCGGCCGCAACGTCGTTGACCTGTCGCGCAGCGAGGTGGCGGAAGTTCACGAGCCCTTCAACTCACACCGCGGCGCGTCCTCGACGATGCCACAGAAGGTCAACCCGATCTCCTCCGAGCTGATGATCGGCTTCTCTGTAGTGGCAGGCGCCCTGGCGAGCAGCTTGCCGCGGATCCAAGAATCGGGCCACGAACGCGCTGCAGGCGAGTGGCAGGGCGAATGGCTCATTATCCCGACGATAGGCAACCTTGTCGGAGGTGCGCTCGATGAGGCGATCGTGGTGGCCGAAGGCATGCGGGTCAATCCCGAGCGCATGCGCGACAACCTCAACTTCGACGGCGGCATGATCATGGCCGAGGCCCAAATGATTCAGCTGGCGCCCGCCATGGGCCGCGAAAAAGCCCACGATCTGGTCTACGAGGCCTGCGAGCGGGCCCGGGAAAAGAACACTACCCTGCACGCGGAGCTGCCGGTGATCGCACACGAACACGGCGTGAGCGAGCTCATGCCGGAGCAGTTTGTCGATCCCGCAGACTACGTCGGTGAGGCGCACCAGATGGTTGAAACCGCCGTCGCCCGCTGGCACGAGATGGGCGCATAA
- a CDS encoding DASS family sodium-coupled anion symporter: MSIWFSPHPAELTDQSWRMFGLFVATILAIILRPLPMGAVTIIGMIVGVLTGLVPLTAPKSDPGAPYALMGFGNSTIWLIVMAFLISRGFIKTGLGRRIALFFVSKLGGRMLGVSYGLAAADFVLSPAIPSATARGGGIMAPIMKSIALTYDSQPGPTRRRAGAFLAINVGQVNAITCAMFLTAMAGNPLIASLAGQLDVELTWTNWAAGAIVPGICALIVVSWVVYKIYPPELKETPEAKNMAAHELAKLGRLTYGEKVLAGTFVLLLLLWTMGDLWLGISATTTAFVGVIVLLLTNVLTWEDITKEKAAWDTMTWFAVLYMMATALSAYGFIEWISKTIAGGLSGFSWGVALVLLVLIYFFSHYLFASATAHISAMYVAFLGAAIALGAPPLMSALVLAYTSNLFTSLTQYAGGASPTLFGQNYITVGEWWRTSAIAGLVSITIWLVIGGAWMNLIGFW; this comes from the coding sequence GTGAGCATCTGGTTCAGCCCGCATCCGGCAGAGCTCACCGACCAGTCATGGCGAATGTTCGGACTGTTCGTTGCAACCATCCTCGCGATCATCCTGCGGCCGTTGCCGATGGGTGCCGTGACGATCATCGGGATGATCGTCGGCGTGCTGACTGGGCTGGTTCCACTGACCGCCCCGAAGTCGGATCCGGGTGCACCGTACGCGCTCATGGGGTTTGGCAACTCGACGATCTGGCTGATCGTCATGGCGTTTCTCATCTCCCGGGGATTCATCAAGACGGGCTTGGGCCGGCGGATCGCGCTCTTTTTCGTTTCCAAGCTAGGCGGGCGCATGTTGGGTGTTTCCTACGGGCTGGCCGCGGCCGACTTCGTCCTCTCTCCGGCGATTCCCTCGGCTACCGCCCGCGGCGGCGGCATCATGGCTCCGATCATGAAGTCGATCGCGCTCACCTACGATTCCCAGCCGGGGCCTACCCGGCGCCGGGCCGGGGCCTTTCTGGCAATCAACGTCGGGCAGGTCAACGCGATCACCTGCGCGATGTTCCTTACCGCCATGGCAGGAAACCCGCTCATCGCCTCGCTCGCCGGACAGCTCGACGTGGAGTTGACCTGGACCAATTGGGCGGCGGGTGCCATCGTCCCGGGCATCTGCGCGCTGATCGTGGTGTCGTGGGTGGTGTACAAGATCTACCCGCCGGAGCTGAAGGAAACGCCGGAAGCCAAGAACATGGCGGCGCACGAGCTCGCCAAGCTTGGTCGGCTCACCTACGGCGAGAAGGTGCTGGCCGGTACCTTCGTGCTGTTGCTGCTCCTGTGGACGATGGGAGACTTGTGGCTCGGGATTTCGGCTACAACCACCGCATTCGTCGGCGTGATCGTGCTGCTATTGACCAACGTGTTGACCTGGGAGGACATCACCAAGGAGAAGGCGGCGTGGGATACGATGACGTGGTTCGCGGTGCTGTACATGATGGCCACGGCGTTGAGTGCCTACGGCTTTATCGAGTGGATCTCAAAGACCATAGCCGGCGGCTTGAGCGGGTTCAGTTGGGGAGTCGCCCTCGTCTTGCTCGTGCTCATCTACTTCTTTAGCCACTACCTCTTCGCCTCGGCCACGGCGCACATCTCCGCGATGTACGTGGCGTTCTTGGGGGCCGCAATCGCACTTGGCGCGCCGCCGCTGATGAGCGCGCTCGTGCTTGCGTACACCTCAAACCTGTTTACTTCGCTGACCCAGTACGCCGGAGGGGCGTCTCCCACGCTCTTCGGGCAGAACTACATCACAGTAGGGGAGTGGTGGCGCACCTCCGCGATCGCGGGCCTGGTTTCTATCACCATCTGGCTGGTCATCGGCGGGGCGTGGATGAATCTGATCGGGTTCTGGTGA
- a CDS encoding LacI family DNA-binding transcriptional regulator, translating to MTKRSTKPGLKQVAALAGVGYATASRALSGRGYVAAATKEKVHAAAKELGYTPNLLAKALREDRTNLVGVILPNLVNEFYSDATEVIQDGLARAGFRMLVIAADDAQSQEQAVAELVEHKVAGIIQVPVHGAKASAAGNVPVVQLNRDEIAGAPAVLCDDARGFEELAGIVARRFQEPDVVAVMGDKDLSTTRARLAGIETKFPQVRRVHGEYTAASGRKLCAQLLDAEDPPRALIVSSPRLMAGVLAEIRARGLSVPGDLSVVGYDDPEWYGFFASGITTFSPDHQEMGRKVVRMLLDRVRGEESAALHGSSVGDTARSSGPGQGVGDRRVELVPGHVIRRASHES from the coding sequence ATGACCAAGCGATCCACCAAACCCGGCCTGAAGCAGGTCGCAGCCCTGGCAGGGGTAGGTTACGCCACCGCCTCCAGGGCTCTTTCGGGGCGCGGGTACGTCGCAGCGGCCACGAAAGAAAAGGTGCACGCGGCGGCCAAGGAGCTCGGCTATACGCCGAACCTGCTGGCGAAGGCGTTGCGGGAAGACCGCACGAACCTCGTGGGCGTCATCCTGCCCAACTTGGTCAACGAGTTCTACTCAGATGCCACCGAGGTCATCCAGGATGGCCTCGCCCGGGCCGGCTTCCGGATGTTGGTCATCGCCGCAGACGACGCCCAGTCCCAGGAACAGGCCGTCGCGGAGCTTGTCGAGCACAAGGTTGCCGGAATCATCCAGGTGCCCGTTCACGGCGCCAAGGCAAGCGCGGCGGGGAACGTTCCCGTGGTGCAGCTCAATCGCGACGAGATCGCCGGCGCGCCCGCGGTGCTCTGCGATGATGCCCGGGGATTCGAGGAGCTGGCGGGCATTGTGGCGCGGCGCTTCCAGGAGCCCGACGTCGTGGCGGTGATGGGTGATAAGGACTTATCCACCACGCGGGCCAGGCTAGCCGGAATCGAGACCAAGTTTCCCCAGGTGCGCCGCGTGCACGGCGAGTACACGGCAGCGTCCGGCAGAAAGCTATGCGCCCAGCTTCTCGACGCCGAGGATCCCCCGCGTGCGCTCATCGTCTCCTCGCCCCGGCTCATGGCGGGCGTGCTCGCCGAGATCCGAGCGCGCGGGCTTTCTGTGCCCGGCGACTTGAGCGTGGTAGGTTACGACGACCCAGAGTGGTACGGGTTTTTCGCCTCTGGGATCACTACTTTTTCTCCGGATCACCAGGAGATGGGGCGAAAGGTGGTGCGCATGCTGCTGGATCGGGTGCGCGGCGAGGAGTCCGCGGCGCTACATGGCTCCTCTGTCGGCGACACCGCCCGCAGCTCTGGCCCGGGGCAGGGGGTTGGCGATCGGCGGGTGGAGCTGGTGCCCGGGCACGTGATCCGGCGGGCCTCGCACGAATCCTAG